In one window of Arctopsyche grandis isolate Sample6627 chromosome 6, ASM5162203v2, whole genome shotgun sequence DNA:
- the LOC143913198 gene encoding uncharacterized protein LOC143913198, producing MASPGRWSDQLVCNFIKLYRERPCLWQSDNPNYKCKPKRQEALRSLVQQMGIDGFDVNSCKLKIKNLRSHYCQELKKIRYASECGGAEYRPSLVWFPLLHQFLRRYVHQSPDTYEGIFAYNAMKADQEETESRHEEEEEEEEEESFDLNDFNQDAIPDIIIKQEEAEEDPIPTNGHIPNSRKRQLSYHRRIKKGRSPYVYSMEQPETEFDIFCRSVALQLNNMPLENALRLQHNIQNMVTEERLNCLQNQQNKNQRSDC from the exons ATGGCGTCCCCGGGCCGCTGGAGCGACCAGCTCGTCTGCAACTTCATCAAACTCTACAGAGAACGACCCTGTCTCTGGCAATCGGACAACCCCAACTACAAGTGCAAGCCCAAGAGGCAGGAGGCTCTGCGCAGCCTGGTCCAGCAGATGGGTATCGACGGGTTCGACGTCAACAGTTGCAAGCTGAAGATCAAGAACTTGAGGTCCCACTATTGCCAAGAGTTGAAGAAGATCCGGTATGCCAGCGAGTGCGGCGGTGCAGAGTATAGGCCTTCTCTCGTCTGGTTTCCTCTCCTCCACCAGTTCCTCAGACGATACGTTCACCAGTCGCCGGACACGTACGAG GGAATCTTCGCGTATAATGCGATGAAGGCCGACCAGGAAGAGACAGAAAGCCggcatgaagaagaagaagaagaggaagaagaagaaagtTTCGATCTGAACGATTTCAATCAAGACGCTATACCTGACATTATAATCAAACAGGAAGAAGCAGAAGAAGACCCAATACCCACCAATGGCCACATTCCAAACAGCAGAAAGAGGCAGCTTTCATATCACAGAAGAATCAAAAAAGGGAGGAGTCCTTACGTATATTCGATGGAACAACCAGAAACAGAGTTTGACATATTTTGCAGAAGTGTTGCTCTACAGTTGAACAACATGCCACTGGAGAATGCTCTGCGACTTCAGCACAATATACAGAATATGGTGACGGAAGAAAGACTCAACTGTCTTCAAAATCAACAGAATAAAAATCAAAGATCTGACTGCTAA
- the LOC143913775 gene encoding uncharacterized protein LOC143913775: MAAAVKWTDQLVLQFVQLYRDRPCLWQSDHPDYKCKKTRTDALRSLVRNMDVEGFDLYACKMKIKNMRSYYCHKLRKICRRKDGEERHQPSLIWFPLVHSFLNKYVHYVNPETSPSSKKIADDDCAYEDNDIECSKLVSNQSTSIEEEEKRTFPKDSRKYKRFKAEPESQEKTEFDVFSKSVAEHLNSLPLENALRLQHNIQNLVIEERLRCIRDAQASQDIKYQFED; this comes from the exons ATGGCCGCCGCCGTCAAGTGGACCGACCAGCTCGTGCTGCAGTTCGTGCAACTCTACAGGGACAGGCCATGTCTTTGGCAGTCCGACCATCCCGACTACAAGTGCAAGAAGACTCGCACGGATGCCTTGAGGTCCCTCGTCCGAAACATGGATGTTGAAGGATTCGATCTGTACGCTTGCAAGATGAAGATCAAGAACATGCGCTCTTACTACTGCCATAAGCTGAGGAAGATCTGCCGCAGGAAGGACGGCGAAGAGAGACATCAACCCTCCCTCATCTGGTTCCCCCTCGTCCATAGCTTCCTGAACAAATACGTCCACTACGTCAATCCGGAG ACGTCTCCAAGCTCAAAGAAGATTGCTGATGATGACTGCGCATACGAAGACAATGACATTGAATGTTCAAAATTGGTCAGCAACCAATCGACGTCGATAGAGGAAGAGGAGAAGCGCACATTTCCTAAAGACAGTAGAAAATACAAGAGGTTCAAAGCAGAACCAGAATCGCAAGAAAAGACAGAGTTTGACGTATTTAGCAAGAGTGTAGCGGAGCATTTGAACAGTTTGCCTTTGGAGAACGCCTTGCGTCTACAACACAACATACAGAATCTGGTTATAGAAGAAAGATTGCGTTGTATTCGAGATGCTCAAGCCTCTCAAGATATCAAGTACCAATTTGAAGACTGA